One stretch of Paraburkholderia fungorum DNA includes these proteins:
- a CDS encoding MFS transporter yields MTTQTAGPAGNALHRIATHKAMLRLIPLMCAIYFMSYLDRTNVSLAKARLAADLGISAAAYGLGAGIFFIGYALLEVPSNLVAHRVGPRRWIARIAVTWGALSVSMMFVQGEWSFYTIRVLLGIAEAGLFPALMYMVTMWFAPQDRSVAVGWIYTAPALALVIGNPLGGAFMQMDGLGGLHGWQWLFLLEGLPTIFVGVFLWFKLPEKPSDARWLSAAEAQALEARAVPDAAHPGMFSQDWLAALKRPATVLIGLIYFLNQVAFVGLVFFTPAMIQQMHVKSPLMIGVLSSSVGIGFLLGVLVLPRIHRRVTNDCLYLGVLTTGLVISAILFVSSSVLSMQLLLFVVTAFFAGGVLPLYWAIAMKRLHGIQAAAGLAFINTIGLIGGFVGPYLFGLAESASGHSASGLSVVVGASILGLILVPLLAKAIQSEGREASAAEPLLNTRP; encoded by the coding sequence ATGACAACCCAGACAGCCGGCCCCGCCGGCAACGCGCTGCATCGCATCGCGACGCATAAGGCCATGCTGAGACTGATCCCGCTGATGTGCGCGATCTATTTCATGTCGTATCTCGACCGCACCAACGTGTCGCTCGCGAAGGCGCGGCTCGCCGCCGATCTCGGTATCAGCGCCGCCGCGTACGGTCTCGGCGCGGGCATCTTCTTCATCGGCTATGCGCTGCTCGAGGTGCCGAGCAACCTGGTCGCGCACCGGGTCGGGCCGCGTCGCTGGATCGCGCGAATCGCGGTCACGTGGGGCGCGCTCTCCGTCTCGATGATGTTCGTGCAGGGCGAGTGGTCGTTCTATACGATTCGCGTGCTGCTCGGCATCGCCGAGGCGGGTCTTTTCCCCGCGCTGATGTACATGGTGACGATGTGGTTCGCGCCGCAGGATCGCTCGGTGGCGGTGGGCTGGATCTACACGGCGCCCGCGCTGGCGCTGGTGATCGGCAACCCGCTGGGCGGCGCGTTCATGCAGATGGACGGGCTGGGCGGTCTGCACGGCTGGCAGTGGCTGTTCCTGCTCGAAGGCCTGCCGACCATCTTCGTGGGCGTATTCCTGTGGTTCAAACTGCCGGAAAAGCCGTCCGACGCACGCTGGCTATCCGCTGCCGAAGCGCAGGCGCTCGAAGCGCGCGCGGTGCCGGATGCCGCGCATCCCGGCATGTTCTCGCAAGACTGGCTCGCCGCGCTGAAGCGTCCGGCCACCGTGCTGATCGGCCTTATCTACTTTCTGAACCAGGTCGCTTTCGTCGGGCTCGTGTTCTTCACGCCCGCGATGATCCAGCAGATGCACGTGAAGTCGCCGCTGATGATCGGCGTGCTGTCGAGCAGTGTCGGGATTGGCTTTCTGCTCGGCGTGCTGGTGCTGCCGCGGATTCATCGCCGGGTGACGAACGATTGCCTCTATCTCGGCGTGCTGACCACCGGGCTGGTGATCAGCGCGATCCTGTTCGTCTCGTCGAGCGTGCTGTCGATGCAACTCCTGCTGTTCGTCGTGACCGCGTTCTTCGCGGGCGGCGTGCTGCCGCTCTACTGGGCAATCGCGATGAAGCGTCTGCACGGCATCCAGGCCGCGGCGGGGCTCGCGTTCATCAATACGATCGGGCTGATCGGCGGCTTTGTCGGACCATATCTGTTCGGTCTCGCGGAGAGCGCGTCGGGCCACAGCGCGTCGGGGCTGTCGGTGGTCGTGGGCGCGTCGATTCTCGGTCTGATTCTGGTGCCTCTGCTCGCGAAGGCGATTCAGTCAGAAGGGCGCGAGGCGAGTGCTGCCGAGCCGCTGTTGAACACCCGGCCATAA
- a CDS encoding nitrite/sulfite reductase: MYQYDQYDQTIVDERVAQYADQVRRRLSGELSEEEFRPLRLQNGLYYQRHAYMHRIAIPYGNLRSDQMRVLAQIAREHDRGYGHFSTRSNIQYNWIKLEETPEILRKLAAVQMHGIQTSGNCIRNITADQFAGVAPDEVVDPRPWAEILRQWSTFHPEFAWLPRKFKIAVSGSKEDRAAVQIHDMGVYLKKNEQGELVADILAGGGMGRTPIIGAIIRRDLPWQHLLTYCEAVLRVYNRYGRRDNMYKARIKILVKALSPEKFSAQVEEEWQHLKDGPATLTQTEVDRVVQYFQPPVYDKLPDTDASFEKHLLENRAFARWVERNVRPHKVEGYSSVTLSLKPTTIAPGDATDTQMEAVADWADEYSLGEIRVSHEQNLILANVKKRDLFALWEKAKSQGFATPNIGLLTDIIACPGGDFCSLANAKSIPIALAIQERFNDLDYVYDLGDVSLNISGCINACGHHHIGNIGILGVDKDGSEWYQVTLGGEQGSGATGAHLGRVIGPSFSAEEMPDVMSKVIDTFVENRHEGERFIETYNRIGMAPFKERVYASRQPAHA, translated from the coding sequence ATGTACCAATACGATCAGTACGACCAGACCATCGTCGATGAACGGGTCGCGCAATACGCCGATCAGGTTCGCCGCCGCTTGTCGGGCGAATTGAGCGAAGAGGAGTTTCGTCCGCTGCGTCTGCAGAACGGCCTGTACTATCAGCGCCACGCTTACATGCACCGCATCGCGATTCCTTACGGCAATCTGCGCAGCGACCAGATGCGCGTGCTCGCGCAAATCGCGCGCGAACACGATCGCGGCTACGGCCACTTCTCGACGCGCTCGAACATCCAGTACAACTGGATCAAGCTCGAAGAAACGCCGGAAATCCTGCGCAAGCTCGCCGCCGTGCAGATGCACGGCATTCAGACCTCGGGCAATTGCATCCGCAACATCACCGCCGACCAGTTCGCGGGCGTCGCACCGGATGAAGTGGTCGATCCGCGTCCGTGGGCGGAAATCCTGCGTCAATGGTCGACTTTCCACCCGGAATTCGCGTGGCTGCCGCGTAAGTTCAAGATCGCCGTGTCGGGTTCGAAAGAAGACCGCGCGGCCGTGCAGATTCACGACATGGGCGTGTATCTGAAGAAGAACGAGCAGGGCGAGCTGGTTGCCGACATTCTGGCCGGCGGCGGCATGGGCCGTACGCCGATCATCGGCGCGATCATCCGCCGCGATCTGCCTTGGCAGCATCTGTTGACGTATTGCGAAGCCGTGCTGCGTGTGTACAACCGCTACGGCCGCCGCGACAACATGTACAAGGCGCGCATCAAGATTCTCGTGAAGGCGCTGAGCCCGGAGAAATTCTCGGCGCAGGTCGAAGAAGAATGGCAGCACCTGAAGGACGGCCCGGCGACGCTGACGCAAACCGAAGTGGATCGCGTGGTGCAGTACTTCCAGCCGCCGGTCTACGACAAGCTGCCGGACACCGACGCGTCGTTCGAAAAGCATCTGCTGGAAAACCGTGCGTTCGCGCGCTGGGTCGAGCGTAACGTGCGTCCGCACAAGGTCGAGGGCTATTCGTCGGTCACGCTGTCGTTGAAGCCGACCACGATCGCCCCGGGCGACGCAACCGACACGCAGATGGAAGCGGTCGCCGATTGGGCCGACGAGTATTCGCTCGGTGAAATCCGCGTGTCGCACGAACAGAACCTGATTCTCGCGAACGTCAAGAAGCGCGACCTGTTTGCGCTGTGGGAAAAGGCGAAGTCGCAAGGTTTCGCGACGCCGAATATCGGCTTGCTGACCGACATCATCGCGTGCCCGGGCGGCGATTTCTGCTCGCTGGCCAACGCGAAGTCGATTCCGATCGCGCTCGCGATTCAGGAGCGTTTCAACGATCTCGACTACGTGTACGACCTCGGCGATGTGTCGCTGAACATCTCGGGTTGCATCAACGCGTGCGGTCACCACCACATCGGCAACATCGGCATTCTGGGCGTCGATAAGGACGGCTCGGAGTGGTATCAGGTGACGCTCGGCGGCGAACAGGGTTCGGGCGCGACTGGCGCACACCTTGGCCGTGTGATCGGCCCGTCGTTCTCGGCGGAAGAAATGCCGGACGTGATGAGCAAAGTGATCGATACGTTCGTTGAAAACCGCCACGAAGGCGAGCGCTTCATCGAAACGTACAACCGCATCGGCATGGCCCCGTTCAAGGAACGTGTGTACGCCTCGCGTCAACCGGCTCACGCGTAA
- a CDS encoding DUF934 domain-containing protein, producing MASIIKNRAIVNDDWTVVRPAEDGSLPAVNDLPAGKVLVPLALWQAERDALAASRGAAEIGVWLAPDSEPADIVADFDKIALIGVDFPVFRDGRGYSIGRLLRERYGYKGELRAIGDVLRDQITFMFRCGFDAYALREDKDFEDALKAFDEFSFNYQGAVDNPSPLFRRREAGELGKVSA from the coding sequence ATGGCTTCTATCATCAAGAATCGCGCGATCGTCAACGATGACTGGACGGTCGTGCGCCCGGCAGAAGACGGCTCGCTGCCGGCAGTGAACGACTTGCCCGCAGGCAAGGTGCTGGTGCCGCTCGCATTGTGGCAGGCGGAACGCGACGCGCTGGCCGCATCGCGCGGCGCGGCGGAAATCGGCGTGTGGCTCGCGCCGGACAGCGAACCGGCGGATATCGTCGCCGACTTCGACAAGATCGCGCTGATCGGCGTGGACTTCCCGGTGTTCCGCGACGGCCGCGGCTATAGCATCGGCCGCCTGCTGCGCGAACGCTATGGCTACAAGGGCGAACTGCGCGCGATCGGCGACGTGCTGCGCGACCAGATCACGTTCATGTTCCGCTGCGGTTTCGACGCGTATGCACTGCGTGAAGACAAAGACTTCGAAGACGCGCTGAAAGCGTTCGACGAATTCAGCTTCAACTATCAAGGCGCGGTGGATAACCCGTCGCCGCTGTTCCGCCGCCGTGAAGCGGGCGAACTCGGCAAGGTTTCAGCATGA
- the cysD gene encoding sulfate adenylyltransferase subunit CysD translates to MSTTLDSAVNAPLANTANRMDHLDWLEAESIHILRELVAECSKPALLFSGGKDSVVVLHLALKAFGIGANRKTVLPFPLVHIDTGHNYDEVIDFRDRRAQEIGAELVVGHVEDSIKRGTVRLRRETDSRNAAQAVTLLETIEQHGYTALIGGARRDEEKARAKERIFSFRDEFGQWDPKAQRPELWSLYNARLHNGEHLRVFPISNWTELDVWQYIAREKLELPSIYYAHQREIVRRNGLLVPVTPLTPMREGETSENALVRFRTVGDISCTCPVESDADNLEKIIAETAVTEITERGATRMDDQVSEAAMEQRKKQGYF, encoded by the coding sequence ATGAGCACCACGCTCGATTCCGCTGTCAACGCTCCGCTTGCCAATACGGCAAACCGGATGGATCACCTCGATTGGCTCGAAGCCGAGTCGATTCACATCCTGCGCGAACTGGTCGCCGAATGCAGCAAGCCCGCGCTGCTGTTTTCGGGCGGCAAGGATTCGGTCGTGGTATTGCACCTCGCGCTGAAGGCGTTCGGTATCGGCGCAAATCGCAAGACCGTGCTGCCGTTCCCGCTCGTGCATATCGACACCGGCCACAACTACGACGAAGTGATCGACTTCCGCGACCGTCGCGCGCAAGAGATCGGCGCTGAACTGGTGGTGGGTCACGTTGAAGATTCGATCAAGCGCGGCACGGTGCGTCTGCGTCGCGAAACGGATTCGCGCAATGCTGCGCAAGCTGTGACGTTGCTCGAAACGATCGAACAGCATGGCTATACCGCGCTGATCGGCGGCGCGCGCCGCGACGAAGAAAAGGCCCGTGCGAAAGAACGGATCTTCTCGTTCCGCGACGAGTTCGGCCAGTGGGATCCGAAGGCACAACGCCCGGAATTGTGGAGCCTGTACAACGCGCGTCTGCATAACGGCGAACACCTGCGCGTGTTCCCGATTTCGAACTGGACCGAACTGGACGTGTGGCAGTACATCGCTCGCGAAAAGCTCGAACTGCCGTCGATCTACTACGCGCATCAACGCGAAATCGTGCGCCGTAACGGCCTGCTCGTGCCGGTCACGCCGCTCACGCCGATGCGTGAAGGCGAGACCAGCGAGAACGCGCTGGTGCGTTTCCGTACCGTCGGCGACATCAGCTGCACGTGCCCGGTGGAAAGCGACGCGGACAATCTCGAGAAGATCATCGCCGAAACGGCCGTGACCGAGATCACGGAACGCGGCGCGACGCGGATGGACGACCAGGTCTCCGAAGCCGCGATGGAACAGCGTAAGAAGCAAGGTTATTTCTAA
- the cobA gene encoding uroporphyrinogen-III C-methyltransferase, producing MGKVYLIGAGPGAADLITVRGARLLATADVVLHDALVEPAMLDYAPTHARRIAVGKRCGQLSTAQQFINKQIVDAALEHEVVVRLKGGDPMLFGRADEEMRALEAAGIEYEVVPGITAALASAASLKRSLTLRGVSRSVALATFSRAPGSDEIREQVNADSLVFYMGRDSGVEIAQQLIDAGKPVSTPVAIVEACSTARERMLTLTLEELAAGDAQRWVDASQPSLLMIGDAFAERQLNLVRAADGMLVAA from the coding sequence ATGGGTAAGGTTTATCTGATCGGCGCGGGGCCAGGCGCTGCGGACCTGATTACGGTGCGCGGCGCGCGTCTTCTAGCTACTGCCGATGTCGTGCTGCACGACGCGCTGGTCGAACCGGCCATGCTCGATTACGCGCCTACACATGCGCGCCGGATTGCGGTGGGCAAGCGCTGCGGGCAGTTGTCGACAGCACAGCAGTTCATCAACAAGCAAATCGTCGACGCAGCTCTGGAGCACGAAGTCGTAGTGCGTCTGAAGGGCGGCGACCCGATGCTGTTCGGTCGCGCTGACGAAGAAATGCGCGCGCTCGAAGCGGCCGGTATCGAATACGAAGTGGTTCCCGGAATCACCGCTGCGCTGGCGAGCGCGGCGTCGTTGAAACGTTCGCTGACGTTGCGCGGCGTATCGCGCAGTGTCGCGCTGGCTACCTTCAGCCGCGCGCCTGGGTCCGATGAAATTCGCGAACAGGTGAACGCGGATTCGCTCGTGTTTTACATGGGCCGCGATAGTGGTGTCGAGATTGCGCAGCAATTGATCGACGCGGGCAAGCCGGTTTCGACGCCGGTCGCAATCGTCGAGGCTTGCAGCACGGCACGCGAACGCATGCTCACGCTGACACTCGAAGAACTCGCTGCGGGCGACGCGCAGCGCTGGGTCGATGCATCGCAGCCGAGCCTGCTGATGATCGGCGACGCGTTTGCCGAGCGTCAGCTCAACTTGGTTCGTGCAGCAGACGGGATGCTGGTCGCCGCCTGA
- a CDS encoding sulfate adenylyltransferase subunit 1 has protein sequence MSSIHQPEDLGVLRFITAGSVDDGKSTLIGRLLYDSKAVLSDQLSALSRAKNKRTVGDEIDLSLLTDGLEAEREQGITIDVAYRYFATAKRKFIIADTPGHEQYTRNMVTGASTAHAAIILVDATRVTFVDGVAQLLPQTKRHSAIVKLLGLQHAIVAINKMDLVDYSEQRFNEIRDAYVELARQLGLNDVRFVPVSALKGDNIVTASESMPWYAGEPLLDLLEALPVEIPTGQALRFPVQWVARQDGSQADDFRGYMGRIEAGEVKLGDTIVVLPANREATVAEIIAPVVGGTAAVDRAFAGQTVTIRLAEDVDVSRGDTFVLREAAPEPAKKLEADLCWFDDTPLSTQRKYLLKQTTNTVFARIGAIKEVLDVHTLSQATDRKELAMNDIGRVALTLQKPLVCDVYDSHQGTGAFVLIDEATHHTVAAGMIRAFSA, from the coding sequence ATGAGCAGTATTCATCAACCAGAAGACCTCGGCGTGCTGCGTTTTATCACTGCGGGTAGCGTCGACGATGGCAAGAGCACGTTGATCGGCCGCCTGCTGTACGACAGCAAGGCCGTGTTGAGCGATCAGCTCTCGGCTCTGTCGCGCGCGAAGAACAAGCGTACCGTCGGCGACGAAATCGACCTGTCGCTGCTGACCGACGGCCTCGAAGCCGAACGCGAGCAAGGCATCACGATCGACGTCGCGTACCGTTATTTCGCGACGGCCAAGCGCAAGTTCATCATCGCCGATACGCCGGGTCACGAGCAGTACACCCGCAACATGGTGACGGGCGCATCGACCGCGCACGCCGCGATCATTCTCGTCGACGCGACGCGCGTGACGTTCGTCGACGGCGTTGCGCAATTGCTGCCGCAAACCAAGCGCCACAGCGCGATCGTCAAGCTGCTCGGTCTGCAGCACGCAATCGTCGCGATCAACAAGATGGATCTGGTCGACTACAGCGAGCAACGCTTCAACGAGATTCGCGACGCGTATGTCGAACTCGCGCGCCAGCTTGGTCTGAACGATGTGCGCTTCGTGCCGGTGTCGGCGCTGAAGGGCGACAACATCGTGACCGCCAGCGAAAGCATGCCGTGGTACGCGGGCGAGCCGCTGCTGGACCTGCTCGAAGCGCTGCCGGTGGAAATCCCGACGGGCCAGGCGCTGCGTTTCCCGGTGCAATGGGTCGCGCGTCAGGACGGCAGCCAGGCCGACGATTTCCGCGGCTACATGGGCCGTATCGAAGCGGGTGAAGTGAAGCTCGGCGACACGATCGTCGTGTTGCCGGCTAACCGTGAAGCGACCGTGGCCGAAATCATCGCGCCGGTGGTCGGCGGTACTGCGGCAGTGGATCGCGCGTTCGCCGGTCAAACCGTGACGATCCGTCTCGCGGAAGACGTCGACGTGTCGCGCGGCGATACCTTCGTGCTGCGCGAAGCCGCACCGGAACCGGCGAAGAAGCTCGAAGCCGATCTGTGCTGGTTCGACGACACGCCGCTGTCGACGCAACGAAAGTATCTGTTGAAGCAGACCACCAACACGGTGTTCGCGCGCATCGGCGCGATCAAGGAAGTGCTCGACGTGCATACGCTGTCGCAAGCAACCGATCGCAAGGAACTGGCGATGAACGACATCGGCCGCGTGGCGCTGACGTTGCAGAAGCCGCTGGTGTGCGACGTGTACGACTCGCATCAGGGCACGGGCGCATTCGTGCTGATCGACGAAGCGACGCATCACACCGTCGCGGCCGGGATGATCCGGGCGTTTTCGGCGTAA
- a CDS encoding AraC family transcriptional regulator, whose amino-acid sequence MPSKLPLQNERIYAPYKIAALVEVLGEQGIAPEDCLKGSGVDATRLNDAAALTSVRQYLAICRNAILLSCSPATPFITGSRLHLSAYGMYGYALMSCLSLRDYFRLGVKYHQLATPTLTIEWTEYPDEGIWTFPDAFISSPSVELRQFLLEQQFMQHVTHLQDVAGRSCPPTKACFSYPAPAHAEIYSEYLGCPCYFDQPQCELHYDSSILEQKPQLAHRLTATLLQETCDRLIGQAKTSVGVSGEVYQMLMRKPGEFPGMEEAAQALKMTSRTLRRRLESEGTSFVAIVDDVRCSLAVEYLKTTKMSTDDIAMLLGFSDPANFRRALKRWTGKGPGELRG is encoded by the coding sequence ATGCCGTCGAAGTTGCCGTTGCAGAACGAGCGCATTTACGCGCCGTACAAGATCGCCGCGCTGGTCGAAGTGCTCGGCGAACAGGGTATTGCGCCCGAAGACTGCCTGAAAGGCAGCGGCGTGGATGCCACGCGGCTCAACGATGCGGCGGCGCTAACCTCGGTGCGGCAATACCTGGCCATCTGCCGTAACGCGATTCTGCTGTCGTGCAGTCCGGCCACGCCGTTCATCACCGGCTCGCGGCTGCATCTGTCCGCGTACGGAATGTACGGCTATGCGCTGATGTCGTGCCTGTCGCTGCGCGACTACTTCCGGCTGGGCGTGAAGTACCATCAGCTCGCGACGCCCACGCTCACGATCGAATGGACTGAATATCCGGACGAAGGCATCTGGACCTTTCCCGACGCGTTCATCTCCAGTCCATCGGTCGAATTGCGCCAGTTCCTGCTGGAGCAGCAGTTCATGCAGCACGTCACGCATCTTCAGGACGTGGCGGGTCGAAGCTGTCCGCCGACCAAAGCCTGCTTTTCGTATCCTGCGCCCGCGCATGCGGAGATTTATAGCGAGTATCTCGGCTGTCCGTGCTATTTCGATCAGCCGCAATGCGAGCTTCATTACGACAGCAGCATCCTCGAACAGAAGCCGCAACTCGCGCACCGGCTCACGGCCACGCTATTGCAGGAAACCTGCGACCGGCTGATCGGGCAGGCGAAGACTTCGGTCGGTGTATCGGGAGAGGTGTATCAGATGCTGATGCGCAAGCCGGGCGAATTCCCGGGCATGGAAGAAGCCGCGCAAGCATTGAAGATGACGAGCCGCACGTTGCGGCGGCGACTGGAGAGCGAAGGCACGTCGTTCGTCGCAATTGTCGACGACGTGCGCTGCTCGCTGGCGGTTGAATATCTGAAGACCACGAAGATGAGCACCGACGATATCGCGATGCTGCTCGGCTTCAGCGATCCGGCGAATTTCCGGCGGGCGCTGAAGCGGTGGACGGGGAAAGGACCGGGAGAATTGCGGGGTTGA
- a CDS encoding phosphoadenylyl-sulfate reductase: MSEVQSLTPELAAKVERLDALLDSIAARHANVKLASSLAAEDMLLTHAILSRGVKIGIFSLNTGRLHAETVGMLDRVKERYGYEIEQFHPQAAAVDEYVASHGLNAFYESVDLRKRCCEIRKVEPLNRALSDVSAWVTGQRREQSVTRAELHAEELDAARNIAKFNPLTDWTEAEVWDYLKAFDVPVNPLHARGYPSIGCEPCTRAIRPGEDSRAGRWWWESRDTKECGLHITTITPIATERSENVSALKFQ, encoded by the coding sequence ATGAGCGAAGTTCAATCGCTCACGCCGGAACTTGCTGCGAAGGTCGAGCGCCTCGATGCGCTGCTCGACTCGATCGCCGCGCGTCACGCGAACGTGAAGCTCGCCAGCAGCCTCGCAGCGGAAGACATGCTGCTCACGCACGCGATCCTGTCGCGCGGCGTGAAGATCGGCATCTTCTCGCTGAACACGGGGCGTCTGCATGCGGAAACCGTGGGCATGCTTGATCGCGTGAAAGAGCGTTATGGCTACGAGATCGAACAGTTCCATCCGCAAGCTGCCGCCGTCGACGAATACGTCGCGTCGCATGGTCTGAACGCGTTTTATGAAAGCGTCGATCTGCGCAAGCGTTGCTGCGAAATCCGCAAGGTCGAGCCGCTGAACCGCGCGCTGTCTGATGTGAGCGCATGGGTGACCGGTCAGCGTCGCGAGCAGTCGGTCACGCGTGCCGAACTGCATGCGGAAGAACTTGATGCAGCGCGCAATATCGCCAAGTTCAATCCGCTGACGGACTGGACCGAAGCCGAAGTTTGGGATTACCTTAAGGCTTTCGACGTGCCGGTCAATCCGCTGCACGCACGCGGCTACCCGAGCATTGGCTGCGAACCGTGTACGCGCGCTATCCGTCCCGGTGAAGATAGCCGGGCAGGGCGCTGGTGGTGGGAGTCGCGCGATACGAAGGAATGCGGGCTGCACATCACGACCATCACGCCGATTGCCACTGAACGCAGCGAAAACGTCTCGGCCTTGAAGTTTCAGTAA
- a CDS encoding 3-keto-5-aminohexanoate cleavage protein encodes MPNRKVIISCAVTGATHTPSMSEYLPLTPAQIAAQSIEAAEAGAAILHLHARNPADGKPTPSPDVFRQFVPAIVEATDAVINITTGGSTRMTLADRLAYPRLAKPEMCSLNMGSMNFSIHPIAARMPSWRYDWEKDYIEGMEDTIFRNTFKDIKSILLELGETGTRFEFECYDVGHLYNLAHFVDQGLIKPPFFIQSVFGILGGLGADPENMTVMRSTADRLFGRENYQFSILGAGRHQMAFVTMGAIMGGNVRVGLEDSVYLSKGVKAESNAQQVRKIRRILEELSFEIATPAEARQMLGLKGADKVSF; translated from the coding sequence TTGCCGAACCGAAAAGTCATCATTTCCTGCGCAGTGACCGGCGCGACGCATACGCCGTCGATGTCCGAATACCTTCCTCTCACGCCGGCGCAGATCGCCGCCCAGTCGATCGAAGCGGCCGAAGCCGGCGCCGCGATCCTGCATCTGCACGCCCGCAATCCCGCCGACGGCAAACCGACACCGTCGCCCGACGTGTTCCGGCAATTCGTGCCCGCGATCGTCGAGGCCACCGACGCGGTCATCAACATCACGACCGGCGGCAGCACGCGCATGACGCTCGCCGACCGGCTCGCCTATCCGCGCCTCGCGAAGCCCGAGATGTGCTCGCTGAACATGGGCTCGATGAACTTCTCGATCCATCCGATCGCCGCGCGCATGCCGTCGTGGCGCTATGACTGGGAGAAGGATTACATCGAAGGGATGGAGGACACGATCTTCCGCAATACCTTCAAGGACATCAAAAGCATCCTGCTCGAACTGGGCGAAACCGGCACGCGTTTCGAGTTCGAATGCTATGACGTCGGGCATCTGTACAACCTCGCGCATTTCGTCGACCAGGGCTTGATCAAGCCGCCGTTCTTCATTCAATCGGTGTTCGGCATTCTCGGCGGACTCGGCGCGGACCCCGAGAACATGACGGTGATGCGTTCCACTGCCGACCGCTTATTCGGCCGCGAAAATTACCAGTTCTCGATTCTCGGCGCGGGCCGTCATCAGATGGCGTTCGTGACGATGGGCGCGATCATGGGCGGCAACGTGCGCGTCGGCCTCGAAGACAGCGTGTACCTGTCCAAAGGCGTGAAGGCGGAAAGCAACGCGCAGCAGGTGCGCAAGATTCGCCGCATTCTCGAAGAACTATCGTTTGAGATTGCGACCCCGGCCGAAGCGCGACAGATGCTCGGCCTCAAAGGCGCGGACAAGGTGAGCTTCTGA
- the fabG gene encoding 3-oxoacyl-ACP reductase FabG, with product MRLNGKVAIVTGAGQGIGAATALKFAKEGARVAVCDMNHDAVSHVVAACHAAGAEALGFTLDVTNRAAVDDMVGATRERFRQIDVLVNNAGITRDARLQKMTLQQFDDVIDVNLRGVFHAAQAVVDTMIAQGSGVILNASSVVGIYGNYGQTNYAAAKFGVIGFTKTWSRELGPKGIRVNAIAPGFIDTPILATVPQDVLAKMREQVPLRRLGTPEEIANIYAFLASDEASYINGAVIEASGGMTL from the coding sequence ATGAGATTGAATGGAAAGGTCGCGATCGTGACGGGCGCGGGGCAGGGCATTGGCGCTGCGACCGCACTCAAATTCGCGAAAGAAGGTGCGCGCGTCGCGGTGTGCGACATGAATCATGACGCGGTGTCTCATGTCGTGGCCGCGTGTCACGCAGCCGGTGCGGAAGCGCTCGGCTTCACGCTCGACGTGACGAACCGCGCGGCGGTCGACGACATGGTCGGCGCTACCCGCGAGCGCTTCCGTCAGATCGACGTGCTGGTGAACAACGCGGGCATCACACGAGACGCGCGTCTGCAAAAGATGACGCTTCAGCAATTCGACGACGTGATCGACGTGAACCTGCGCGGCGTGTTTCATGCGGCCCAGGCGGTCGTCGACACGATGATCGCGCAAGGCTCGGGCGTGATCCTGAATGCGAGTTCTGTGGTCGGCATCTACGGCAACTACGGACAGACCAACTATGCGGCGGCGAAGTTCGGCGTGATCGGCTTTACGAAGACGTGGAGCCGCGAATTGGGACCCAAGGGCATTCGCGTCAACGCGATTGCGCCAGGCTTTATCGACACGCCGATTCTCGCGACCGTGCCGCAGGACGTGCTCGCGAAAATGCGCGAGCAGGTGCCGCTGCGCCGTCTTGGCACGCCGGAAGAGATCGCCAATATCTACGCCTTTCTCGCGAGCGACGAAGCGAGTTATATCAACGGCGCCGTGATCGAAGCATCCGGCGGTATGACGCTCTAA